TGAAGGCGTGCCCGGCGGTGTCGAGGGCGGCGTCCCGGGCGGCGTCGTCGGCGGCGTCGTCGGCGGGCTGCCCACTGCGCCTCCGCCGCCGCCCCCCCCGAGCGCGCCGGTGCGCGTCGGCGGCAACATCAAGACCCCGACGAAGACCAAGGACGTCAAGCCGGTCTATCCTCCGATCGCGCAATCGGCGCGCGTGCAGGGGGTCGTCATCATCGAAGCGACCATCGGCCCCGACGGACGGGTCAAGGACGCGAAGGTTCTCCGCTCGATTCCGCTGCTCGACCAGGCGGCGCTCGACGCGGTGTGGCAGTGGCAGTTCACCCCCACGCTGCTCAACGGCGTGCCGGTGCCGGTCATCATGACCGTCACGGTGAACTTCACGCTGCAGTAGGGCAGAGGTAATTCCACCGGAGGCTTTCCTTCTTACAAAGGATCGGGGCTGATGAATTTCATTGAGATGTGGGAAGCGATGGGGCCGATCGCCAAGGGGATCGGCGTTATTCTGGTGATCATGTCGATGATCTCGTTTGGCGTGGCCATCGAGCGCATCTACACGTTCACGCAGGCGCGCAAGCAGTCGAAGCTCTACGCGCCACA
The genomic region above belongs to Vicinamibacterales bacterium and contains:
- a CDS encoding TonB family protein gives rise to the protein MPRDMFGDVVDPTIKLGSQKWYTVPLSVLAHIVIFGAIIIIPLMATDVLPTPPSMMAFVAAPPPPPPPPPPPPAPAAAQPKVQPVTVNPNAAPIEAPKEIKPEVSVPSVGEGVPGGVEGGVPGGVVGGVVGGLPTAPPPPPPPSAPVRVGGNIKTPTKTKDVKPVYPPIAQSARVQGVVIIEATIGPDGRVKDAKVLRSIPLLDQAALDAVWQWQFTPTLLNGVPVPVIMTVTVNFTLQ